AAGCAAGTTCACATATTGTTAAATATTTAAAAACAAGGCAAAACTTAAAATTAGAAGATAAATTATTTGATTTTACATCATCTTTGCTTTTAACTAGATTTCAAGAGATAAATGATAAAATGGATTGGGGATTTAAAGGAAAATACAGATTTTTCAGATCCCACACATTGCGTAAATTTCATGCATCCAATATTGGATTATCTGCAGAATATGTTGATTCACTTCAGGGGCGTAGCAAAAATGAAGTTCATGAAACTTACATTAAAACAAATCCAAAAAAATTAAAAGAAATATACCAATCTGCAATGAAAAATGTAATGATTTATGAAAATTCGGAAAGAAAAATAGAAAAACAAGAATTTAATATTGTAATTAATGTTTTTCTATCTGGAAAAGAGTATAATATTATATAAATTTTTTATAAAGGCTTATTTATTATATTTCCACCTTCTTTTTTTAATTTTAGTAGGGTTTTTATGAAAATTAATATTTTGAAATTTTAAAGTATGAATTATATTTCTTCACAAAAAACCAATTAAATATAAAAAGAACAAATTTCATAATAAACCATTAAAAGACTTCATGTTTAATTTATAATTATTTATTTTTTCATGTGTTTTAAAATGTGAAAACATGATTTGAATATATGTATTAAAGGTGTTATTATGGATAAAACTGCTTTAAAAAATTTTGCCATTAAATCTAGGAGAAAACTTATTGATGATACAATTTATAGATTGAGTTTAATTGGAATTACTGAGGAATATATTCAGAAACCCAAAACTGCAGATGGAATGGAAACTTATAATATTGGGGGGTCCATGAATTATACTATTTATGATGATGATATTCCAAAACGTGAATTAATACTTAAAGAGATAGAAAATAAAGGTTTTAATAACTTTGTTGAGGAAGTAGCATATACTTGGTTTAACCGCATAATTGCAATTAGATATATGGAAGTAAATAATTATTTACCAACAAAAACTCGGGTTTTATCCAGTGAAACAAAAGGTAAAAATGAACCAGATGTGATTTCTAATGCTTTAAATATAGATTTGAACTATACGGTTGATGATAAAAAATTAATATTTAAATTAAAAAACGATAATAAACTTGATGATTTGTTCCAATTTCTATTTATCAAACAATGTAATAAATTAAATGAAATTCTACCAAATTTATTCAAAGAAACAAATGATTATTTAGAATTATTATTAAACATTTCATTCACAAACAACGAAGATATTATACGGCAATTAATTATTAATATTCCTGAAGATGACTTTAAAAATCAAGTTGAAATAATAGGTTGGTTATATCAATATTATATATCTGAAAAAAAAGATTATGTGATAAATATTAATAAAAGTAATGTTAAAAAAGAGGATATTCCTGCTGCAACTCAATTATTCACAACTGATTGGGTTGTTAAGTATATGGTTGATAATTCATTGGGCAGGTATTGGATTGAGAGAAACAAAAATTCTATTTTAAAAAATAAATTAGCATACTATTTAGATGAAGCAGAACAAAATGATAAAACTCAAATAAAACTTAATAAAATTAGGAGTGAAAATATAAATGTTGAGGAATTAAAATTTTTTGATCCTTGTATGGGATCTGGACATATTTTAGTTTATGCTTTTGATGTTTTTTTAGAAATTTATAAAGAATTGGGATACACAGAAAAAGATGCTACTGAATCAATACTTAAAAATAATATATTTGGTTTAGATATTGATGATAGAGCATGTCAACTATCCTATTTTACCATTTTAATGAAAGCAAGAAAATATAATAAGGTAATTTTAAAAAAAGGTATTTCTCCAAATGTTTTTTCTATTCAAGAATCAACAGAAATTAATGATGATGTTATTGAATTTATTAAAAAACATGATTCTAAATTAGTTGATGATATCATTTATTTAAAAGACTTATTTAAATCTGGAAAAGAATCTGGTTCTCTTATCCATGTGAAGAGTATGAATTTTGATTATATGAAAGAATCAATGGCGAAATTATTAAATAATTCGAAATCAACATTATCTGAGATAAATATTAGTAACAAAATTAATAATGATATTATGGATTTAATTAACCAAGCAGAGTTATTAGCTAATAAATATCATGCTGTTGTGACAAATCCTCCATATTTGAATAAATTTGAAAAAACTATGAAAGATTTTGCTAAAAAGCACTATAAAGATTATTCTAAGGATTTATTTTCAATGTTTATATATAGAAATTTTGATTTTTGTGAAGAAAATGGTTATTCTGGATTAATGACACCATTTGTTTGGATGTTTATAAAAAATCATGAAAATTTAAGAAAATATATTATAAAAAATAAATCAATTTCATCTTTAATTCAATTAGAATATTCTGCATTTTCAGAAGCTACTGTTCCGATTTGCACATTTATTTTATCAAATTTTGAGGGCGAGTATGATGGAGTATATCTAAAACTTTCAGAATTTACTGGTGGTATGGATATTCAAAAAGAAAAAGTTTTGGATATAATATCTGGTGACGAAGTTCTTAATGATAAAAGCAAGTTTGTTACAAAACAATCTAATTTTGATAAAATTCAGCACTGTCAATTTGTTAACTCTTTGTCATATTTTTTTAGTTTTTTTTCTTTTTCTTTGATTTTTTTTTGTTTTATGTTGTGTTTGTGAAAAGATTTAAATATTGGTTGTTGTTTTTTTTGTTGTAATGGGTTTTAATTCTAGTTTTTTGCGTTTTTTATTTCTTTTTAAATCTTTCTAATTTTTGATTAACTGGTTGATTTTTTTCTTAAATTATTTTTACCATATTTTTGTAATTATATTCTTAATTTGAGCAATAATAAGTTTTATATAGGTTGGAAGACAAATATTTATACATGAAACAAAAAAACAAATGCCTTCCATATCTTATTTTTGGATGGCAACCAATATATATTTAACTATTTCGAGTGTTGATCTTGTTAGAAAAAATGATGAT
The Methanobrevibacter oralis genome window above contains:
- the pglX gene encoding BREX-1 system adenine-specific DNA-methyltransferase PglX codes for the protein MDKTALKNFAIKSRRKLIDDTIYRLSLIGITEEYIQKPKTADGMETYNIGGSMNYTIYDDDIPKRELILKEIENKGFNNFVEEVAYTWFNRIIAIRYMEVNNYLPTKTRVLSSETKGKNEPDVISNALNIDLNYTVDDKKLIFKLKNDNKLDDLFQFLFIKQCNKLNEILPNLFKETNDYLELLLNISFTNNEDIIRQLIINIPEDDFKNQVEIIGWLYQYYISEKKDYVININKSNVKKEDIPAATQLFTTDWVVKYMVDNSLGRYWIERNKNSILKNKLAYYLDEAEQNDKTQIKLNKIRSENINVEELKFFDPCMGSGHILVYAFDVFLEIYKELGYTEKDATESILKNNIFGLDIDDRACQLSYFTILMKARKYNKVILKKGISPNVFSIQESTEINDDVIEFIKKHDSKLVDDIIYLKDLFKSGKESGSLIHVKSMNFDYMKESMAKLLNNSKSTLSEINISNKINNDIMDLINQAELLANKYHAVVTNPPYLNKFEKTMKDFAKKHYKDYSKDLFSMFIYRNFDFCEENGYSGLMTPFVWMFIKNHENLRKYIIKNKSISSLIQLEYSAFSEATVPICTFILSNFEGEYDGVYLKLSEFTGGMDIQKEKVLDIISGDEVLNDKSKFVTKQSNFDKIQHCQFVNSLSYFFSFFSFSLIFFCFMLCL